In the genome of Cryptomeria japonica chromosome 8, Sugi_1.0, whole genome shotgun sequence, one region contains:
- the LOC131041619 gene encoding glucose and ribitol dehydrogenase produces the protein MSDGKGKFPPQKQNEQPGKEHVMDPTPRAARQSYKPADKLRGKVALVTGGDSGIGRAVCYQFAMEGATVAFTYVPVKEDKDASDTINMLREVKTGHAKEPIKIPVDVGFDENCKKVIDQVVKAFGCIDILVNNAAEQHPVPNIEDLQPDQLERVFRTNIFSMFYMVRHALKHMKEGSSIINSTSVNAYKGNATLLDYTSTKGAIVAFTRGLSLQLVNRGIRVNGVAPGPIWTPLIPASVTDEKSTEGFGQQVPMGRAGQPDEVAPSYVFLASEDSSYFTGQVLHPNGGVIVNA, from the exons ATGTCTGATGGAAAAGGAAAGTTTCCTCCACAGAAGCAAAATGAGCAGCCAGGCAAAGAACATGTCATGGATCCCACACCAAGGGCTGCTAGACAATCCTATAAGCCTGCTGATAAACTGAGG GGAAAAGTAGCCTTGGTGACTGGAGGAGATTCTGGCATAGGAAGAGCAGTATGCTACCAATTTGCTATGGAGGGAGCAACTGTTGCATTTACTTATGTGCCAGTGAAAGAAGATAAGGATGCTTCAGATACAATAAACATGCTGAGAGAAGTTAAGACTGGTCATGCAAAAGAACCCATTAAAATCCCTGTTGATGTGGGGTTTGATGAGAATTGCAAGAAG GTTATAGATCAAGTAGTGAAAGCATTTGGGTGCATTGATATTCTGGTGAACAATGCAGCAGAGCAACATCCTGTGCCTAACATTGAAGATTTGCAGCCTGATCAGCTAGAGCGTGTGTTCAGAACAAATATATTTTCCATGTTCTATATGGTTCG CCATGCACTGAAGCATATGAAAGAGGGAAGCAGCATTATCAACTCCACCTCTGTGAATGCATACAAAGGCAATGCAACTCTTTTGGATTACACATCAACAAAGGGAGCCATAGTTGCATTTACCAGAGGGCTGTCTCTGCAACTTGTCAACAGGGGAATTCGAGTTAATG GAGTGGCACCAGGTCCAATTTGGACTCCTTTAATACCAGCCTCTGTAACTGATGAGAAGAGTACTGAGGGCTTTGGACAGCAGGTGCCAATGGGCAGAGCTGGACAGCCTGATGAAGTGGCTCCATCCTATGTTTTTCTTGCATCAGAAGATTCATCCTATTTCACTGGCCAAGTGCTTCATCCCAATG GTGGAGTTATTGTCAATGCATGA